The following are encoded together in the Paludisphaera mucosa genome:
- a CDS encoding nuclear transport factor 2 family protein translates to MSLQENVLTVKDFFAAIGRGDEENLLALVAEDIEWIIPGEDWPLAGTYSGHAGLAALLQKASETVETSTEPREFVAQGDRVLVVGFATGRIKATNRTFEDHWVFAITVRDGKLTNIREYIDTQALMRASEMA, encoded by the coding sequence ATGAGCCTTCAAGAGAACGTCCTGACGGTGAAAGACTTCTTCGCCGCGATCGGCCGCGGCGACGAGGAGAATCTGCTGGCGCTGGTCGCCGAAGACATCGAGTGGATCATCCCGGGCGAGGACTGGCCGCTGGCCGGCACGTACAGCGGGCACGCGGGATTGGCAGCTCTGCTTCAGAAGGCTTCCGAGACGGTGGAAACTTCGACAGAACCCCGCGAATTCGTGGCGCAAGGAGACCGGGTTCTGGTCGTCGGCTTCGCCACGGGGAGAATCAAGGCCACGAATAGGACGTTCGAGGACCATTGGGTCTTCGCCATCACCGTTCGAGATGGCAAGCTGACGAACATCCGGGAGTATATCGACACCCAAGCGTTAATGCGGGCCTCCGAGATGGCGTGA
- a CDS encoding SDR family oxidoreductase, producing MRVFVTGGTGHIGSYIIPELIAAGHEVTGLARSDESAAAVSALGAKVRRGDLSDLEGLKAAAAESDGVIHVAHRQDLLPSGGMDAVAAAELQIMLAYGEALAGTGKPLVASGSIGSPTNLGWPAPGAHFLGRPATEEDPALPPGGGEYKGSLRVRNVVELAVVGLAERGVRSSIVRIPPIAHSTTDAGFLPLLIGLAKEKGAVGYPGDGANLWPAVHGRDLASLFRLALEKGPAGKNWHGIEGEGVRFREIAEAIGSRLGLPAVSIPADVLMLPGYFGFLANLVTLDLPASNLITRHALGWEPAQPGLLADLDNGHYFPAH from the coding sequence ATGCGTGTTTTCGTCACTGGCGGGACCGGCCATATCGGTTCGTACATCATCCCCGAGCTCATCGCCGCCGGCCACGAGGTCACCGGCCTGGCCCGATCCGACGAGTCCGCGGCGGCGGTGTCCGCGCTCGGCGCCAAGGTGCGTCGGGGGGATCTTTCCGATCTCGAAGGGCTCAAAGCGGCGGCGGCGGAGTCCGACGGCGTCATCCACGTCGCCCACAGGCAAGACTTGCTTCCCTCCGGTGGGATGGACGCAGTGGCCGCCGCGGAGCTCCAGATCATGCTCGCGTACGGCGAGGCCCTGGCCGGAACCGGAAAGCCCCTGGTCGCGTCGGGGAGCATTGGCTCGCCCACGAACTTGGGCTGGCCAGCCCCCGGGGCCCACTTCCTGGGACGACCCGCGACCGAGGAGGATCCGGCCCTTCCCCCCGGCGGCGGTGAGTACAAGGGTTCCCTGCGGGTTCGCAACGTCGTGGAGCTCGCCGTCGTCGGCCTCGCGGAGCGGGGCGTGCGGTCTTCGATCGTGCGGATCCCTCCCATCGCGCACAGCACGACCGATGCCGGCTTCCTCCCGCTTCTGATCGGGCTCGCGAAGGAGAAGGGCGCCGTCGGCTACCCCGGGGACGGAGCGAATCTGTGGCCGGCCGTGCACGGCCGCGACCTCGCCTCCTTGTTCCGCCTGGCGCTGGAGAAGGGCCCGGCCGGCAAAAATTGGCACGGGATCGAGGGCGAGGGCGTCCGGTTCCGCGAGATCGCCGAGGCCATCGGCAGCCGCCTGGGCCTGCCGGCCGTCAGCATCCCCGCGGACGTGCTGATGCTGCCGGGATACTTCGGGTTCCTCGCGAATTTGGTCACGCTGGACCTCCCGGCGTCCAACCTCATCACGCGCCATGCCCTGGGCTGGGAACCCGCTCAGCCCGGCCTGCTCGCCGATTTGGACAACGGCCACTACTTCCCTGCCCACTGA
- a CDS encoding NADPH-dependent F420 reductase has protein sequence MSTISIIGSGGMAAAIGGLAAKAGHAVEVMSRDAAKARALAEQVGAGATTGTFGAAPAGDIVILAVPYAAVLDVVKHYGEGLAGKHLVDVTNPVASDHMSLVTPEDSSGAQEIAKAAPADADVVKAFNTQFSHVLAAGPTEGHPLDVFLAGDNAEAKARVSAFIESLGLRPRDTGPLSLARTLEHVGLLSLGLVAHSIKHTNFSIGVSLLG, from the coding sequence ATGAGCACCATCAGCATCATCGGATCAGGCGGCATGGCCGCGGCGATCGGCGGCCTTGCCGCCAAGGCCGGACATGCCGTCGAGGTGATGAGTCGCGACGCCGCGAAGGCGCGGGCGCTGGCCGAGCAAGTCGGAGCTGGCGCGACGACAGGAACGTTCGGCGCCGCCCCGGCCGGGGACATCGTCATCCTGGCGGTCCCTTACGCTGCCGTTCTCGACGTGGTGAAGCATTACGGTGAAGGGTTGGCGGGCAAGCACCTCGTCGACGTCACCAACCCCGTCGCCTCCGACCACATGAGCCTTGTGACCCCCGAGGACAGTTCCGGCGCGCAGGAGATCGCCAAGGCCGCCCCTGCCGATGCGGATGTCGTCAAGGCGTTCAACACCCAATTCTCCCACGTCCTGGCTGCCGGTCCCACCGAAGGCCACCCGTTGGACGTGTTCCTCGCCGGGGACAACGCGGAGGCGAAGGCACGCGTCTCGGCGTTCATCGAGAGCCTCGGACTGCGCCCGAGGGATACCGGGCCGCTGAGCCTGGCACGGACGCTGGAGCACGTCGGCCTGCTGTCGCTGGGCCTCGTCGCCCACTCCATCAAACATACAAACTTCTCAATTGGCGTCAGTCTTCTCGGCTGA
- a CDS encoding MarR family winged helix-turn-helix transcriptional regulator, translating into MTRSPKAEAEGPKLSKYLCFAVYSANLAFGRAYKPILDAVGLTYTQYIAMVALSEQDEQTVSELGEKLFLESNTLTPILKKLEQTGKISRTRDPADERQVRVSLTAAGRRLLKNDLGRALVESCGLGDEFSAVQTNVVRLRDNLLRNTRGKQDET; encoded by the coding sequence ATGACCCGTTCCCCAAAGGCCGAAGCCGAAGGCCCGAAACTCTCGAAATATCTGTGCTTTGCGGTCTATTCGGCCAATCTGGCGTTCGGCCGCGCCTACAAGCCGATCCTGGATGCGGTCGGCCTGACCTACACCCAGTACATCGCGATGGTGGCCCTGTCGGAGCAGGACGAGCAGACCGTGAGCGAGCTCGGCGAGAAGCTGTTCCTGGAATCCAACACGCTGACGCCGATCCTCAAAAAGCTGGAGCAGACCGGCAAGATCAGCCGCACCCGCGATCCCGCCGACGAGCGGCAGGTGAGGGTGAGCCTGACCGCGGCCGGCCGGCGCCTGCTCAAGAACGATCTCGGTAGGGCGCTGGTCGAGTCCTGCGGCTTGGGTGACGAGTTCTCCGCCGTGCAGACGAACGTCGTCAGGCTGCGCGACAATCTGCTGCGCAACACGAGGGGCAAGCAGGATGAGACGTGA
- a CDS encoding SDR family NAD(P)-dependent oxidoreductase, whose amino-acid sequence MGKLEGKVAVITGGATGIGRAAAKRFIDEGAIVFIFGRRQEALDAAVADLGPNARAVRGSVADEADLDRLYAAVKAERGTLDVVFANAGAGSQAPLGKITAEHIDETFDTNVKGTIFTVQKALPLLREGGSIILTGSSAGTTGAPGMSAYSASKAAVRNLARTWAEDLKGTGIRVNVLSPGATATELAKAALGEEGQKAYAAMTPLQRMADPAEIGAVAAFLASSDSSFMTASEVAVDGGLAQL is encoded by the coding sequence GCGCTTTATCGATGAGGGCGCCATCGTCTTCATCTTCGGCCGCAGGCAGGAGGCGCTCGACGCCGCTGTGGCGGACCTCGGGCCCAATGCCCGCGCGGTGAGGGGATCGGTCGCCGATGAGGCCGACCTCGACCGATTGTACGCGGCGGTGAAGGCCGAGCGCGGGACCCTCGACGTCGTCTTCGCCAATGCCGGGGCGGGAAGCCAGGCTCCGCTCGGCAAGATCACCGCCGAGCACATCGACGAGACCTTCGACACCAATGTGAAGGGTACGATCTTCACGGTCCAGAAGGCGCTGCCGCTCTTGCGCGAGGGCGGTTCGATCATCCTGACCGGGTCGAGCGCCGGCACCACGGGCGCACCGGGAATGAGCGCTTACAGCGCGAGCAAGGCGGCAGTCCGCAACCTCGCGAGGACCTGGGCGGAGGACTTGAAGGGCACCGGCATCCGGGTCAACGTGCTCTCGCCCGGGGCGACGGCGACCGAACTCGCGAAGGCAGCGCTGGGCGAGGAGGGCCAGAAGGCCTATGCCGCGATGACTCCGCTTCAGCGCATGGCCGATCCGGCGGAAATCGGAGCGGTGGCCGCCTTCCTCGCGTCGTCGGACAGCAGCTTCATGACTGCCAGCGAAGTCGCCGTCGACGGAGGCCTGGCTCAACTCTGA